One Streptomyces drozdowiczii DNA segment encodes these proteins:
- a CDS encoding non-ribosomal peptide synthetase, whose translation MSPQQAEPLIPQGADSTAARVSAYNDTAVDLPVGTLHGMFGAQAARTPDAVALVAGGREITYRELDAASDALAHRLAAAGVRPADAVGLLFDRSAAYVVTVLAVLKAGGVYVPLDPRQRAERQSWILDNTSAVLLVTDRQEATATAFAGELPVVRVDDAGVLAHRALPAPDVEVHPDQPLYVMFTSGSTGTPKGVVNTHRNVVELALDPGFGTAAHERVLAYSPLAFDSSTYELWVPLLRGGLAVVLSAPKIDLGELADAVVRHGVTAAYFTTALFDAMAGEAVGALGRLREIWTGGDVLSETALRRVLDTCPDTRVVHVYGPTEATVFCSYQAFGPDTRTLERLHLGVPMANTAMYVLDAGLRHTAPGETGELYVAGPHLAQGYSRRPGTTAERFTADPFGPAGSRMYRTGDLAAWNEHGEIVFQGRADQQIKLRGNRIEPGEIETVLTHHPSVVQAAVIVREDRPGDKRLVAYVVPAAGQGVDPAALIRYAAGELVEYMVPSAVVPLDALPLTANGKLDRRALPAPAAATRADGRTARNGVEEVLGGLFAHVLGVPSVGIDDDFFNVGGHSLLATRLVSRVRTSLGVQLSLREFFEYPTVARLAEHIASAAGGSGRPELTAAEQRPDLLPLSAAQQRLWFLDQLEGPSATYNIPLTVRVRGELDVRALESAFTDVVARHESLRTVLVADGAGARQRVLPADAARVDLPVTATDATAAPGLLAAEAARPFDLAGELPLRAHLFSLGKTEHLLLVVMHHIVSDGWSYQPLMRDLSTAYTTRARGQRPAWEPLPVQYADYTLWQEKLLRGCEGEQLDYWRTALADLPEEATLPAARPRPAVASYRGATHTVHCPPGVHAALAALARESGASVFMVAQAAVSTLLSRSGAGTDIPVGSPIAGRTDQQLDDLVGFFVNTLVLRTDLSGDPTFRELLHRVRETDLAAWAHQDLPFDRLVEVINPERSASRHPLFQVMLTLTDAATPTLTADGLDTEAEFTWLRAAKFDLTFSFAEHRGPDGTPGGLDITVEYATDLYDADAVEASADRLLRLLHAAAGTPDVPVGELDLLSSDERELLLAGRAGAVTEDAGAGLGELFAAQVARTPDAVALVEGARELTYRELDARANAFARRLIAEGVVPGSRVALFQERSVDAVVATLGVVKAGAVYVPLDTRYPMERVELIVGQSDVGFFVTGSDAEALRLPAGVKVLTGGVPSEDGTDPGVRVHPDQVVYAMFTSGSTGVPKGVAVTHRNVADLARQGMYANGAHRRVLLHSPLAFDASTYEMWVPLLSGGTLVVAPAGHLDPVAYGRLIAEHGVTALWLTTGLFRLVAEEAPETFAGVSEVWAGGDVVPPEAVRRVLDRNPGIAVVNGYGPTETTTFAATHRVAGAFAGSGAVPIGRALDNHRLYVLDSGLRLVPPGTPGELYIAGAGLAQGYLDRPSLTADRFVADPYGPAGGRMYRTGDLVRWNGEGALEYLGRADQQVKLRGFRIELGEIESVLAGHPAVGQAVVSVREDRPGDKRLVAHVVGDGLDLDELRRHAAALLPDYMVPSAIVPMDAIPLTANGKVDRKALPAPVAGQDTAEGRAPRTPAEELLCGLFAEILGASVVTVDDHFFHLGGHSLLATRLISRVRQAFGVGITVKDLFQGPTPAALAELVEARVGEDVQRPALRPAARPERVPLSFGQRRLWFLDQLEGPSATYNIPLAMRLTGAVDTEALRLALTDTVVRHESLRTLFSATDGEAGQVVLPAGEIRLDLPVVPAEEHTLDGLLGAEAARTFDLAAELPLRAALFRTGPRDHVLLVVMHHIVSDGWSTAPLLRDLGTAYAARAEGRAPAWEPLPVQYADYTLWQEELLAADGERQAEFWRRTLGELPEEATLPADRPRPATATFRGATHAVRCPGELHEGLTRLAQETGTTLFMVVQAAVATALARSGAGTDLPIGAPIAGRTDQRLDDLVGFFVNSLVLRTDVEGDPSFRELLDRVRETDLAAWAHQELPFDRLVEILNPERSTARHPLFQVALTLQDAAKPALELPGVHTESGFTPLEIAKFDLTFSFHEHRTPDGRPDGLEVAVEYATDLYDARTVEGLTDRLVRLLGSAVATPELPVSQLEFTGAEERGRLLELGAGPVTDGALPEAGLAELFAAQVARTPDAVAVASDERSFTYAELHAESDRFATRLTGLGVGPESVVAVMMERSADLLVAMLAIVKAGGAYAPLNPADPDTRHAQILGELDAPVLITDRALADHTLVTTARTRGLVVDAKDLSGRPVRRPGVATHPDQWLYVMFTSGSTGVPKGVAVTHRNVADLARQRMYAGDAHRRILFHSPHTFDASTYEIWIPWLTGGTVVVAPRGHLEADTLGGLLARNEITSLWLTAGLFRVLAEEVPQAFATVREVWAGGDVVPPEAVHRIQEHCPDTTVVNGYGPTETTTFAASHRVRRPCDYPGSVPIGEPLDNHRLYVLDPALQPVPAGAPGELYIAGAGLARGYVGRPALTAERFVGDPFGAPGTRMYRTGDLVRWDRNGSLEYLGRVDQQVKLRGFRIELGEIETALTAHPAVVRATVIVREDRPGDKRLVAYLVTAEGGVDLGDLRRHTAEALPEYMVPAAFVLLDAIPLTANGKIDRRALPAPQVVDDVVGRAPRNPREEILCGLFAAVLGLPSATIDDHFFHRGGHSLLGTRLISRIRQAFGVQLGVKDLFRYPTVVALCERVTERIAESSGEAPRAALTRAAERPERVPLSSAQQRLWFLDQMEGPSATYNIPMALRLTGAPDVGALRQALTDLVTRHESLRTVFPVHDGKAYQEVRAPQPVELPVLPVTPDTLAAGLAELSATAFDLAAGFPLRAGLFRLGEEDHVLLLVLHHIASDGWSNAPLFRDLSAAYAARTEGREPNWEPLPVQYADYALWQQQLMADDEERQRDFWRRTLADLPEQATLPADRPRPATASNRGSTRTVRTGAALHRALTALALDSGTSLFMVAQAAVSALLARSGAGYDVPLGSPVAGRTDQQLDDLVGFFVNTLVLRTDLSGDPTFRELLHRVRETDLAAWSHQDLPFDRLVEILNPERTPARHPLFQVMLTLGDTSAEPPELPGLETAYEFSKVEIAKFDLTFGFAENRGPDGEPDGLDITVEYATDLYDASTVEASANRLVRLLEAVADDPEVLLNEIELLSPDERELLLAGRAGAETEDAGAGLGELFAAQVARTPDAVALVEGARELTYRELDGRVNAFARRLIAEGVTPGSRVALFQERSVDAVVATLGVVKAGAVYVPLDTRYPMDRVQLIVGQSDVGFFVTDRERGAVPLPEGTKVLTGGATAEDRTDPGVRVHPDQAVYAMFTSGSTGVPKGVAVTHRNVADLARQGMYANGAHRRVLLHSPLAFDASTYEMWVPLLSGGTLVVAPAGHLDPVAYGRLIAEHGVTALWLTAGLFRLVAEEAPETFAGVSEVWAGGDVVPPEAVRRVLDRNPGIAVVNGYGPTETTTFAATHRVAGAFAGSGAVPIGQALDNHRLYVLDSGLRLVPPGTPGELYIAGAGLAQGYLDRPSLTADRFVADPYGPAGGRMYRTGDLVRWNGEGSLEYLGRADQQVKLRGFRIELGEIESVLAGHPAVGQAVVSVREDRPGDKRLVAHLTAQDGAPVDLADVRRHTAAQLPEYMVPAALMVLDAIPLTANGKVDRKALPAPEAPEEAPAGRAPRTPKEEVLCGLFAEILGLPVVTVDDHFFHLGGHSLLATRLVGRIRTALGVEISVATLFENPIVATLVEKLDGAEAARPKLRPMRRMGATK comes from the coding sequence ATGTCCCCTCAGCAAGCCGAACCGCTTATCCCCCAGGGCGCCGACAGCACGGCCGCCCGCGTCAGCGCGTACAACGACACCGCGGTCGACCTCCCCGTCGGAACCCTGCACGGGATGTTCGGCGCGCAGGCGGCCCGCACCCCGGACGCGGTCGCCCTGGTGGCCGGGGGCCGCGAGATCACCTACCGGGAGCTGGACGCCGCCTCCGACGCACTGGCGCACCGCCTGGCCGCCGCCGGTGTGCGCCCGGCCGACGCGGTCGGCCTGCTCTTCGACCGCTCCGCGGCGTACGTGGTGACCGTGCTGGCCGTGCTCAAGGCCGGCGGCGTGTACGTGCCGCTGGACCCGCGCCAGCGGGCCGAGCGGCAGAGCTGGATCCTGGACAACACCTCCGCCGTGCTGCTGGTGACGGACCGGCAGGAGGCCACCGCGACCGCCTTCGCGGGCGAGCTGCCGGTCGTGCGGGTGGACGACGCCGGCGTGCTGGCGCACCGGGCGCTGCCCGCGCCGGACGTCGAGGTCCACCCCGACCAGCCGCTGTACGTCATGTTCACCTCCGGGTCCACGGGCACCCCCAAGGGAGTCGTCAACACCCACCGCAACGTGGTGGAGCTGGCCCTCGATCCCGGCTTCGGCACCGCCGCCCACGAGCGGGTCCTCGCCTACTCGCCGCTGGCCTTCGACTCCTCGACGTACGAGCTGTGGGTGCCGCTGCTGCGCGGCGGTCTGGCCGTGGTCCTGTCCGCCCCCAAGATCGACCTCGGGGAGCTGGCCGACGCCGTGGTCCGCCACGGTGTCACCGCCGCCTACTTCACCACCGCCCTGTTCGACGCGATGGCCGGCGAGGCCGTCGGGGCGCTGGGCCGGCTCCGCGAGATCTGGACCGGCGGCGACGTGCTGTCGGAGACCGCGCTGCGCCGCGTCCTCGACACCTGCCCGGACACCCGGGTCGTGCATGTGTACGGCCCCACCGAGGCGACCGTCTTCTGCAGCTACCAGGCGTTCGGGCCCGACACGCGCACCCTGGAGCGGCTGCACCTCGGCGTGCCGATGGCGAACACCGCGATGTACGTGCTCGACGCCGGACTGCGGCACACCGCACCCGGCGAGACCGGTGAGCTGTACGTCGCCGGGCCGCACCTCGCGCAGGGCTACAGCCGCCGCCCCGGCACCACCGCCGAACGCTTCACCGCCGACCCGTTCGGCCCGGCCGGCAGCCGCATGTACCGCACCGGCGACCTCGCCGCCTGGAACGAGCACGGCGAGATCGTCTTCCAGGGCCGCGCCGACCAGCAGATCAAGCTGCGCGGCAACCGCATCGAGCCCGGCGAGATCGAGACGGTCCTCACGCACCACCCCTCCGTGGTCCAGGCCGCCGTGATCGTCCGCGAGGACCGCCCCGGCGACAAGCGCCTGGTCGCGTACGTCGTCCCGGCCGCCGGGCAGGGCGTCGACCCCGCCGCGCTGATCCGGTACGCCGCCGGTGAACTCGTCGAGTACATGGTCCCGTCGGCGGTCGTGCCGCTCGACGCGCTGCCGCTGACCGCCAACGGCAAGCTGGACCGGCGGGCCCTGCCGGCGCCCGCCGCCGCCACCAGGGCCGACGGCCGCACCGCCCGCAACGGTGTCGAGGAGGTACTCGGCGGCCTGTTCGCCCACGTCCTGGGAGTGCCCTCGGTCGGCATCGACGACGACTTCTTCAACGTCGGCGGCCACTCGCTCCTCGCCACCCGCCTGGTCAGCCGGGTGCGGACATCCCTCGGCGTCCAGCTCTCCCTGAGGGAGTTCTTCGAGTACCCGACGGTCGCCCGGCTCGCCGAGCACATCGCCTCCGCGGCCGGCGGGTCCGGCCGCCCCGAACTGACGGCGGCCGAGCAGCGGCCCGATCTCCTCCCGCTGTCGGCGGCCCAGCAGCGGCTGTGGTTCCTCGACCAACTGGAGGGCCCCTCGGCCACCTACAACATCCCGCTGACCGTGCGCGTACGCGGCGAACTCGACGTGCGCGCACTGGAGTCGGCCTTCACCGACGTGGTCGCCCGGCACGAGAGCCTGCGCACCGTCCTCGTCGCCGACGGCGCCGGCGCCCGGCAGCGCGTGCTGCCCGCGGACGCGGCCCGCGTCGACCTCCCGGTCACCGCAACGGACGCGACGGCGGCGCCGGGCCTGCTGGCAGCCGAGGCCGCCCGGCCCTTCGACCTGGCCGGTGAACTCCCGCTGAGGGCGCACCTGTTCAGCCTCGGTAAAACCGAACACCTGCTGCTGGTGGTGATGCACCACATCGTGTCCGACGGCTGGTCCTACCAGCCGCTGATGCGGGACCTCTCCACCGCCTACACGACCCGGGCACGCGGCCAGCGGCCCGCCTGGGAGCCCCTGCCGGTGCAGTACGCCGACTACACCCTCTGGCAGGAGAAGCTGCTGCGGGGCTGCGAGGGGGAGCAGCTCGACTACTGGCGGACCGCCTTGGCGGACCTGCCGGAAGAGGCGACGCTGCCGGCCGCCCGTCCGCGCCCCGCCGTCGCCTCCTACCGCGGTGCCACCCACACCGTGCACTGCCCGCCCGGGGTGCATGCGGCGCTCGCCGCGCTGGCCCGCGAGTCCGGGGCCTCGGTGTTCATGGTGGCGCAGGCGGCGGTGTCGACGCTGCTGTCGCGGTCCGGCGCCGGTACGGACATCCCCGTGGGCTCCCCGATCGCCGGCCGCACCGACCAGCAGCTCGACGATCTGGTCGGGTTCTTCGTCAACACCCTCGTGCTGCGGACGGACTTGAGCGGTGACCCGACCTTCCGTGAGCTGCTGCACCGGGTGCGGGAGACCGACCTCGCGGCCTGGGCCCATCAGGACCTGCCGTTCGACCGGCTGGTGGAGGTCATCAACCCGGAGCGGTCCGCGTCCCGGCACCCCCTGTTCCAGGTGATGCTGACCCTGACGGACGCGGCGACCCCGACCCTGACCGCCGACGGACTCGACACCGAAGCCGAGTTCACCTGGCTGCGGGCCGCCAAGTTCGACCTGACCTTCTCCTTCGCCGAGCACCGCGGCCCGGACGGCACCCCCGGCGGCCTGGACATCACCGTCGAGTACGCCACCGACCTCTACGACGCCGACGCCGTCGAGGCGAGCGCCGACCGCCTCCTGCGGCTGCTGCACGCGGCGGCCGGCACGCCGGACGTTCCGGTCGGTGAACTGGATCTGCTCTCGTCCGACGAGCGGGAGCTGCTGCTCGCGGGGCGGGCCGGTGCGGTCACGGAGGACGCGGGTGCGGGTCTGGGGGAGTTGTTCGCGGCGCAGGTGGCCCGGACTCCGGACGCGGTGGCGCTCGTGGAGGGCGCGCGGGAGCTGACGTACCGCGAGCTGGACGCACGAGCGAATGCGTTCGCGCGTCGGCTGATCGCCGAGGGTGTGGTGCCGGGTAGCCGGGTCGCGTTGTTCCAGGAGCGTTCGGTGGACGCGGTGGTGGCGACGCTCGGTGTGGTGAAGGCGGGTGCGGTCTACGTGCCGCTGGACACCCGCTACCCGATGGAGCGCGTGGAGCTCATCGTCGGCCAGTCGGACGTCGGGTTCTTCGTCACGGGGAGCGATGCCGAGGCGTTGCGGCTCCCGGCGGGCGTCAAGGTGCTGACCGGTGGGGTGCCGTCCGAGGACGGTACGGATCCGGGGGTGCGGGTGCATCCGGACCAGGTCGTGTACGCGATGTTCACGTCGGGTTCGACGGGTGTGCCGAAGGGTGTTGCGGTGACGCACCGTAATGTGGCGGATCTGGCGCGGCAGGGGATGTACGCGAATGGCGCGCATCGTCGGGTGTTGTTGCACTCGCCGTTGGCGTTCGACGCCTCCACGTACGAGATGTGGGTGCCGTTGCTGTCGGGCGGCACGCTGGTCGTGGCCCCGGCGGGGCACCTGGATCCGGTCGCGTACGGCAGGCTGATCGCGGAGCACGGTGTTACGGCGTTGTGGCTGACGACGGGGTTGTTCCGGCTGGTGGCCGAGGAGGCTCCGGAGACGTTTGCCGGGGTGTCGGAGGTGTGGGCCGGGGGTGATGTGGTGCCGCCGGAGGCGGTGCGGCGGGTCCTGGACCGTAACCCGGGTATCGCGGTGGTCAACGGCTACGGCCCGACGGAGACCACGACGTTCGCGGCGACACACCGGGTGGCGGGCGCCTTCGCGGGTTCGGGTGCGGTGCCGATCGGGCGGGCGCTGGACAATCACCGCCTGTACGTACTGGATTCGGGGCTGCGGTTGGTGCCGCCGGGTACGCCGGGGGAGTTGTACATCGCGGGTGCGGGGTTGGCGCAAGGCTATCTGGACCGGCCGTCGCTGACTGCGGACCGTTTCGTCGCCGACCCGTACGGTCCGGCCGGCGGGCGGATGTATCGCACCGGTGACCTGGTGCGCTGGAACGGCGAGGGCGCGCTCGAATACCTGGGCCGCGCCGACCAGCAGGTCAAGCTCCGTGGTTTCCGTATCGAGTTGGGCGAGATCGAGTCGGTGCTCGCGGGTCACCCGGCCGTGGGCCAGGCGGTGGTCTCCGTCCGCGAGGACCGCCCCGGCGACAAGCGCCTCGTCGCCCACGTCGTCGGCGACGGCCTCGACCTCGACGAGCTGCGCCGGCACGCCGCCGCGCTGCTGCCCGACTACATGGTCCCCTCCGCCATCGTGCCGATGGACGCGATCCCGCTCACCGCCAATGGCAAGGTCGACCGCAAAGCCCTGCCCGCGCCGGTGGCCGGTCAGGACACCGCCGAGGGACGCGCCCCGCGCACTCCGGCCGAGGAGCTGCTGTGCGGGCTGTTCGCCGAGATCCTGGGCGCCTCCGTCGTCACCGTCGACGACCACTTCTTCCACCTCGGCGGGCACTCGCTGCTCGCCACCCGGCTCATCAGCCGCGTCCGGCAGGCGTTCGGCGTGGGCATCACCGTCAAGGACCTCTTCCAGGGGCCCACCCCGGCGGCGCTCGCCGAGCTGGTCGAGGCGCGGGTGGGCGAGGACGTACAACGCCCGGCGCTGCGGCCGGCCGCCCGGCCCGAGCGGGTGCCGCTGTCGTTCGGGCAGCGCCGGCTCTGGTTCCTGGACCAGCTGGAAGGGCCCTCGGCCACGTACAACATCCCGCTCGCGATGCGGCTCACCGGGGCCGTGGACACCGAGGCGCTGCGGCTCGCGCTGACCGACACGGTCGTGCGCCACGAGAGCCTGCGCACGCTGTTCTCGGCGACGGACGGCGAGGCCGGGCAGGTCGTACTGCCGGCCGGTGAGATCCGCCTCGACCTGCCGGTCGTGCCCGCCGAGGAGCACACCCTGGACGGCCTGCTCGGCGCGGAGGCCGCCCGCACCTTCGACCTGGCGGCCGAACTCCCGCTGCGCGCCGCGCTCTTCCGTACCGGGCCACGGGACCATGTGCTGCTCGTCGTGATGCACCACATCGTCTCCGACGGCTGGTCCACGGCGCCCCTCCTGCGCGACCTGGGCACGGCCTACGCGGCCCGGGCCGAGGGCCGGGCCCCCGCGTGGGAGCCGCTGCCGGTGCAGTACGCCGACTACACCCTCTGGCAGGAGGAGCTGCTGGCCGCGGACGGTGAGCGGCAGGCCGAGTTCTGGCGGCGGACACTGGGCGAGCTGCCGGAGGAGGCCACCCTGCCCGCCGACCGTCCGCGCCCGGCGACCGCGACCTTCCGCGGTGCCACGCACGCCGTCCGGTGCCCGGGAGAGCTGCACGAGGGGCTGACCCGGCTGGCCCAGGAGACCGGCACGACGCTCTTCATGGTGGTCCAGGCCGCGGTGGCGACCGCGCTGGCCCGCTCCGGCGCCGGCACGGACCTCCCGATCGGGGCGCCGATCGCCGGCCGTACCGACCAGCGCCTGGACGATCTCGTCGGCTTCTTCGTCAACAGCCTGGTACTGCGCACCGACGTCGAAGGGGACCCGTCCTTCCGCGAACTGCTCGACCGGGTCCGGGAGACGGACCTCGCCGCGTGGGCCCACCAGGAACTGCCGTTCGACCGGCTCGTGGAGATCCTCAACCCCGAGCGCAGCACTGCCCGGCACCCGCTGTTCCAGGTCGCGCTCACCCTCCAGGACGCCGCGAAGCCGGCGCTCGAACTCCCCGGCGTGCACACCGAGTCGGGCTTCACACCGCTGGAGATCGCCAAGTTCGACCTGACCTTCTCCTTCCACGAGCACCGCACGCCCGACGGCCGGCCCGACGGCCTGGAGGTGGCCGTCGAATACGCGACGGACCTCTACGACGCGCGGACCGTCGAAGGACTCACCGACCGCCTGGTGCGGCTCCTCGGGTCCGCCGTCGCCACCCCGGAACTGCCGGTCTCGCAGCTGGAGTTCACCGGTGCCGAGGAGCGGGGGCGGTTGCTGGAGCTGGGCGCGGGCCCGGTGACCGACGGCGCCCTGCCCGAGGCCGGCCTCGCGGAGCTGTTCGCCGCGCAGGTGGCCCGCACCCCGGACGCGGTCGCGGTGGCATCCGACGAGCGCTCCTTCACGTACGCCGAACTCCACGCCGAGAGCGACCGGTTCGCCACCCGTCTTACCGGCCTCGGGGTCGGTCCGGAGTCCGTCGTCGCCGTGATGATGGAACGCTCCGCCGACCTCCTCGTCGCCATGCTCGCGATCGTCAAGGCGGGCGGCGCCTACGCGCCCCTCAACCCCGCCGACCCGGACACCCGGCACGCCCAGATCCTCGGGGAACTGGACGCGCCGGTCCTCATCACCGACCGGGCGCTGGCCGACCACACCCTCGTCACCACCGCCAGGACACGGGGCCTCGTGGTGGACGCCAAGGACCTCTCCGGCCGCCCCGTGCGCCGGCCCGGCGTGGCCACCCACCCCGACCAGTGGCTGTACGTCATGTTCACCTCGGGCTCGACCGGTGTCCCGAAGGGCGTCGCGGTGACCCACCGCAACGTCGCGGACCTGGCCCGGCAGCGGATGTACGCGGGCGACGCCCACCGCAGGATCCTCTTCCACTCCCCGCACACCTTCGACGCCTCCACCTACGAGATCTGGATTCCGTGGCTGACCGGCGGCACGGTGGTCGTCGCACCCCGCGGGCACCTGGAGGCCGACACGCTGGGCGGTCTGCTCGCCCGCAACGAGATCACCAGCCTGTGGCTGACGGCGGGCCTGTTCCGGGTGCTCGCAGAGGAGGTGCCGCAGGCGTTCGCGACCGTCCGGGAGGTGTGGGCGGGCGGCGACGTGGTGCCGCCCGAGGCGGTGCACCGCATCCAGGAGCACTGCCCGGACACCACCGTCGTCAACGGCTACGGGCCCACCGAGACCACGACCTTCGCCGCTTCCCACCGGGTGCGCCGCCCCTGCGACTACCCCGGCTCCGTGCCGATCGGCGAACCCCTCGACAACCACCGGCTCTACGTCCTCGACCCGGCGCTCCAGCCCGTGCCGGCGGGCGCGCCCGGCGAGCTGTACATCGCCGGTGCCGGACTGGCGCGCGGTTACGTGGGCCGCCCGGCGCTGACCGCCGAGCGCTTCGTGGGCGACCCGTTCGGGGCCCCGGGCACCCGCATGTACCGCACGGGCGACCTGGTCCGGTGGGACCGGAACGGCTCCCTGGAGTACCTGGGCCGCGTCGACCAGCAGGTCAAGCTGCGCGGCTTCCGCATCGAGCTGGGCGAGATCGAGACCGCGCTCACGGCGCACCCGGCCGTCGTGCGGGCCACCGTGATCGTCCGCGAGGACCGCCCCGGGGACAAGCGGCTCGTCGCCTACCTGGTGACCGCCGAGGGCGGCGTCGACCTGGGCGACCTGCGCCGGCACACCGCGGAGGCGTTGCCCGAGTACATGGTCCCCGCCGCCTTCGTACTGCTCGACGCGATCCCGCTCACCGCCAACGGCAAGATCGACCGGCGCGCGCTGCCCGCGCCGCAGGTCGTCGACGACGTCGTCGGACGCGCCCCGCGCAACCCGCGGGAGGAGATCCTGTGCGGGCTGTTCGCGGCGGTCCTCGGACTGCCGTCGGCCACCATCGACGACCACTTCTTCCACCGCGGCGGTCACTCGCTGCTCGGTACCCGCCTCATCAGCCGTATCCGGCAGGCATTCGGTGTGCAGCTCGGCGTGAAGGACCTCTTCCGGTACCCGACCGTGGTCGCCCTCTGCGAGCGGGTCACCGAGCGCATCGCCGAGAGCAGCGGCGAGGCGCCCCGTGCCGCGCTGACCCGGGCCGCCGAGCGTCCGGAGCGCGTCCCGCTCTCCTCCGCGCAGCAGCGGCTGTGGTTCCTGGACCAGATGGAGGGCCCCTCGGCCACCTACAACATCCCGATGGCGCTGCGGCTGACCGGGGCGCCGGACGTCGGCGCGCTGCGGCAGGCGCTTACCGACCTGGTGACCCGGCACGAGAGCCTGCGCACCGTCTTCCCCGTCCACGACGGCAAGGCGTACCAGGAGGTGCGCGCGCCGCAGCCCGTGGAGCTGCCGGTGCTGCCGGTCACCCCGGACACCCTCGCGGCCGGGCTGGCGGAACTCTCCGCCACGGCCTTCGACCTCGCGGCGGGCTTCCCGCTGCGGGCGGGCCTCTTCCGGCTCGGCGAGGAGGACCACGTCCTGCTGCTGGTGCTGCACCACATCGCCTCCGACGGCTGGTCCAACGCACCGCTGTTCCGCGACCTGTCCGCCGCCTACGCGGCACGGACCGAGGGCCGCGAGCCGAACTGGGAGCCGCTGCCGGTGCAGTACGCCGACTACGCGCTCTGGCAGCAGCAGCTCATGGCGGACGACGAGGAGCGCCAGCGCGACTTCTGGCGCCGCACCCTGGCCGACCTGCCCGAGCAGGCCACCCTGCCCGCCGACCGTCCGCGGCCGGCCACCGCGTCCAACCGCGGCAGCACCCGCACCGTGCGCACCGGAGCGGCGCTGCACCGGGCACTCACCGCGCTGGCCCTGGACTCCGGCACGAGCCTGTTCATGGTGGCCCAGGCAGCCGTCTCCGCCCTGCTGGCCCGCTCCGGCGCCGGGTACGACGTGCCGCTGGGCTCCCCGGTCGCCGGCCGCACCGACCAGCAACTCGACGACCTGGTCGGGTTCTTCGTCAACACCCTGGTACTGCGGACGGACTTGAGCGGTGACCCGACCTTCCGTGAGCTGCTGCACCGGGTGCGGGAGACCGACCTCGCGGCCTGGTCCCACCAGGACCTGCCGTTCGACCGCCTGGTGGAGATCCTGAACCCGGAGCGCACCCCCGCCCGGCACCCGCTCTTCCAGGTCATGCTGACCCTCGGTGACACGAGCGCCGAACCGCCCGAACTCCCGGGCCTGGAAACGGCGTACGAGTTCTCCAAGGTGGAGATCGCCAAGTTCGACCTCACCTTCGGCTTCGCCGAGAACCGGGGCCCCGACGGCGAACCGGACGGCCTGGACATCACCGTCGAGTACGCCACCGACCTGTACGACGCGAGCACCGTGGAGGCGAGCGCGAACCGGCTCGTCCGGCTCCTCGAAGCGGTGGCGGACGACCCCGAAGTCCTGCTCAACGAGATCGAGCTGCTGTCCCCCGATGAGCGGGAGCTGCTGCTCGCGGGGCGGGCCGGTGCGGAGACGGAGGACGCGGGTGCGGGTCTGGGGGAGCTGTTCGCGGCGCAGGTGGCCCGGACTCCGGACGCGGTGGCGCTCGTGGAAGGCGCGCGGGAGCTGACGTACCGCGAGCTGGACGGGCGGGTGAACGCGTTCGCGCGTCGCCTGATCGCCGAGGGCGTGACCCCGGGCAGCCGGGTCGCGTTGTTCCAGGAGCGTTCGGTGGACGCGGTGGTGGCGACCCTCGGCGTGGTGAAGGCGGGCGCGGTCTACGTACCGCTGGACACCCGCTACCCGATGGACCGCGTCCAGCTCATCGTCGGCCAGTCGGACGTCGGCTTCTTCGTCACGGACCGCGAACGCGGAGCGGTGCCGCTGCCGGAAGGCACCAAGGTGCTGACCGGCGGGGCGACCGCGGAGGACCGCACCGACCCGGGCGTGCGGGTGCATCCGGATCAGGCGGTGTACGCGATGTTCACCTCGGGTTCGACGGGTGTGCCGAAGGGTGTTGCGGTGACGCACCGTAATGTGGCGGACCTGGCGCGGCAGGGGATGTATGCGAATGGTGCGCACCGTCGGGTGTTGCTGCACTCGCCGTTGGCGTTCGACGCCTCCACGTACGAGATGTGGGTGCCGTTGCTGTCGGGCGGCACGCTGGTCGTGGCCCCGGCGGGGCACCTGGACCCGGTCGCGTACGGCAGGCTGATCGCGGAGCACGGTGTCACGGCGTTGTGGCTGACGGCGGGCTTGTTCCGGCTGGTGGCCGAGGAGGCTCCGGAGACGTTTGCCGGGGTGTCGGAGGTGTGGGCCGGGGGTGATGTGGTGCCGCCGGAGGCGGTGCGGCGGGTCCTGGACCGCAACCCGGGCATCGCGGTGGTCAACGGCTACGGCCCGACGGAGACCACGACGTTCGCGGCGACACACCGGGTAGCGGGCGCCTTCGCGGGATCGGGCGCGGTGCCGATCGGGCAGGCGCTGGACAATCACCGCCTGTACGTACTCGATTCGGGGCTGCGGTTGGTGCCGCCGGGTACGCCGGGGGAGTTGTACATCGCTGGTGCGGGGTTGGCGCAGGGGTACCTGGACCGGCCGTCGCTGACTGCCGACCGTTTTGTCGCCGACCCGTACGGGCCGGCCGGCGGGCGGATGTATCGCACCGGTGACCTGGTGCGCTGGAACGGCGAGGGCTCGCTCGAATACCTGGGCCGGGCCGACCAGCAGGTCAAGCTCCGTGGTTTTCGTATCGAGTTGGGCGAGATCGAGTCGGTGCTCGCCGGTCACCCGGCCGTGGGCCAGGCGGTGGTCTCCGTACGCGAGGACCGCCCCGGCGACAAGCGCCTCGTCGCCCACCTCACCGCCCAGGACGGCGCGCCGGTCGACCTCGCGGACGTCCGGCGGCACACCGCGGCGCAACTGCCCGAGTACATGGTGCCGGCCGCTCTGATGGTGCTCGACGCGATCCCGCTCACCGCCAACGGCAAGGTCGACCGCAAGGCGCTGCCGGCGCCGGAGGCACCCGAGGAGGCCCCGGCCGGACGCGCGCCGCGCACCCCGAAGGAAGAGGTGCTCTGCGGGCTCTTCGCCGAGATCCTGGGCCTCCCCGTCGTCACCGTCGACGACCACTTCTTCCACCTCGGCGGGCACTCGCTGCTCGCCACCCGGCTCGTCGGCCGGATCCGCACCGCGCTGGGGGTCGAGATCTCCGTGGCGACCCTCTTCGAGAACCCGATCGTGGCAACGCTTGTCGAGAAGCTCGACGGCGCCGAGGCCGCAAGGCCGAAACTGCGGCCGATGCGCCGGATGGGAGCGACCAAGTGA